From a single Apium graveolens cultivar Ventura chromosome 2, ASM990537v1, whole genome shotgun sequence genomic region:
- the LOC141706066 gene encoding uncharacterized protein LOC141706066, with product MSSSAYSDALKGLGKAFKLPKKNAAGGSGSNASAEEGSQSNAVPNPEPEVHVNQSTPEHNVELDMGNEFDNLEDLGPIGEVPGADSGRRRKRLRTLGSKPPRAENYEAGSGSGAGKGKAVDVDSPDEDGPGLEEKVARFMAGIPTQPQWSKMNESGFDATMKECSRLWGQLGGYMAGSASLAYNELKISRSTIADKDLEISQLRDQIIVKDNSLSGLNKHLNEVTIRAKNAEKEAFELKSELAELRKQMSAVRPESEVVAEFKRSEEYDRALANAGAPEIARCWLIAERHIKTNPEADWDSFVSEFIKAKEDIELGLGEPEPFDSPCPSFLPPNAPES from the exons ATGTCGTCCTCCGCTTACAGTGATGCTCTGAAAGGTCTGGGCAAGGCTTTCAAGTTGCCAAAGAAGAATGCTGCTGGTGGCTCCGGATCGAACGCCTCGGCCGAGGAGGGATCACAGAGCAATGCCGTCCCCAATCCGGAGCCTGAAGTTCATGTGAACCAATCCACTCCGGAACATAATGTTGAGTTGGATATGGGTAATGAGTTTGACAATCTTGAGGATCTAGGTCCTATTGGGGAGGTTCCGGGTGCTGATTCTGGGCGGAGGAGGAAGAGGCTCCGGACTCTTGGGTCAAAACCTCCTAGGGCTGAAAACTATGAAGCTGGCTCTGGGTCCGGGGCTGGCAAAGGGaaagcagttgatgtggatagtCCGGATGAAGATGGTCCGGGGCTGGAGGAGAAGGTGGCTCGCTTCATGGCTGGGATTCCGACTCAACCTCAGTGGAGTAAGATGAATGAGTCCGGATTCGATGCCACAATGAAGGAGTGTTCCCGGCTCTGGGGTCAG CTTGGCGGGTATATGGCCGGATCAGCTTCTCTGGCCTACAATGAACTTAAAATCTCCCGGAGTACCATTGCTGATAAGGACTTGGAGATTAGTCAGCTCCGGGACCAGATAATTGTGAAAGACAATTCCCTCTCCGGACTGAATAAGCACCTGAATGAGGTAACAATCCGGGCGAAAAATGCTGAAAAGGAGGCTTTCGAATTAAAGTCAGAGTTAGCTGAGCTCCGGAAGCAGATGTCCGCTGTGCGTCCGGAGTCTGAAGTTGTTGCTGAGTTTAAAAGGTCCGAGGAGTACGATAGAGCCCTTGCCAATGCTGGTGCTCCGGAGATAGCTCGCTGCTGGCTGATTGCTGAAAGGCATATCAAGACGAATCCGGAGGCTGATTGGGATAGTTTCGTCTCTGAGTTTATCAAAGCCAAGGAAGATATTGAGCTTGGACTAGGTGAACCGGAGCCGTTCGACAGCCCTTGCCCCAGTTTCCTGCCTCCTAATGCTCCGGAGTCCTGA